The nucleotide window CGGGTGTCAATGTAGTCGAGGGCAATGGTGAGCGAGGTGACGTTTGGGAGCCAATCGAGTACGGAGTTGAAGCGGCCTTGTTTGACGGCTGGAAGGTCGCGCAGTTCGACTACGGTTAGTGTGTTTGCTAAACTTAGTAGTAGTGGCTTGATGCCTTGCCTGTACATGTGCGTTAGCAAATCGAGCACTGGTCATGTGTTGTCATGTGAATAGTGAGACGTACTGGTCTAAGCCCGGGCTGTGATGTATACTGAGCGAAGAGAATGTCGGGGGGAAGTTATCAGGTTGGCGTAGCATATCCCATAGGAACTGGCCTGACACAGACCCAGATAGAGAAAGATGTTGGAGCTTTGGTGGCCAGCGGACGTTGGTGGATGGGCCTGCTTGTTCGTATCTTGACGAGCAACGGGGTAGGCAGAGCTCCCGCAAGTCTACCAGTTGGCGGATGGTTTGATTCAAGCTTTGGAAATTGATGCATTCAGAGACCCTGGAACTTCATGTTAGTACAGTTGTCTATCAGTTCCATCATTTCGTGCTAGCTCACAGGCTCAAATCGAGGACGCGCAAACGAGAGCATTTGCTCAGGCTAGCCCAGCAGTTGATGGCGAAACTGGCTTGTGGCGCCACAAATACTTCCAGTGAAGCCTTCGTTCGGCCTAGCAGTCTGGCTGTGGTAGATTTGTTGCCTTGGTGTACAATATGTGACAAGTCAAGTTCCTTCACCAACCCGGCCAATGCCGTCGGCTTTTTGAGAACATTAGCAAACACCCGTAAAGGTACTTGGCACAGCTCGGCTTACCTTTATACGCGCCATAACGGAAGGGCATATTGTGCGTACGAAAAGATCGTATGCGCCTCCAGACAAATATGGTGACTCGTATAACTGCCGGATCGCCACCTAAGGATCGAGATGCATGTTAGTAGAGGTCAATCAAACGGGCAGTATGTGGCTATAACATACGTCGTACCATTGCCTGTATATGTAAGCTTATGCAGTTAATCTTTACAGTGGTATGCTAATTACCTATTGACTGCCGAGAAGCGGGCCAGGACTGCTTGCCGCTCATGTCTTTCCCAAGTTCTGGTATGCGCCACAATTTCGAGCAGTAATTCGTCCGGAAGATAGTTCGCATAGCCCATGGCCTGTGTTATAGCTTGTACCAACTATGATCAATTAAGTGGCCTTTGAGGTTGATGATCGAGTAGGATGCGAGTGCACGGGTGAGATGAGAATCATATGACGCACTAGTGCAGTTCGAGCTTATCCCCGATAAAGGCCGAGATATCAGCAACTCCAAAGTAGGCCACCATCGCATACAACAACTACCGAAGAAGGCGCTGTTGCACTTGTTTTTTATATGGAATTGGAACCTCTTAAAATGTTCTTGTCTTCATTCTACCGATTCTGTGGCTGAGTGCCTTCCATACTCATTGACGCTCCCTGAAAGGGCACGTGAATCATACATTATTACATTATATCCGGCTCCGCATTCCTCCATGGTCTGTAAGACACGTATGCCTGGAATAATACCCTTGGAATCCTATCACTCAATCCGCTTCCCTCTCACTCACTAGTCGTCGACTGCTTGTTGTGTGAGCCGGAACACATGTTCTAGTACCTATCGTTTCTGAATGTATCCAGCCCCGCGCTATAGTTTACAATTTCGCGTGAAATATGATCGTCCACTGTCGCTGCGAAGCTCTTCAGCATACTCTGAGAGCGTCTCGTAGACGCGAACAAAGGCGAAAGTGTTCGCATATCTTTCCTCGGCCTGTTTTGTGATGCTTCCTTGGGCTATCATAGAGGATCGATACCTGTCACTGGATACTGCTGCTGAAACTAAAGTCCTGGCATACTCTTGTTGTCGAGCAGGTCGGTGTCCGTCATGGAACCAACTCAACAGCTTCTCTTCCTCGCTGATGTGGACTGATAGCAAAGCGGTAGGATCACTTGTAGTTGGTATCGTGTCCGTGAAGAAAGGTCCCCTGAAGTTCTGCACAGTGGGTGCCTGTCGACCAAGTCCGTTTACGGGCACATACTCTTGTGTGGTCCTGGTGCCATCGGGATCGCTAAAGCTCAGTGGAACAGCAGTGGCGCTCATAACCGTTGCGTTCGAGCCGCTTGCTTCCGTGGTATGGGTCATCCGAGGTGGTTTCATATATGGATGGATGGAGGGACTCAGGACTGGTTTCATCTGATGCGGGTTCGCCACCGTAGGGCCTGGAAGATGATACAGAGAGCGCGCTGTTGGTTGGGTGTTCGGAGTGTATGGCTTCGTGTAAGCAACGAACGGGTCGTCCAAGTGATCTTTACGGACTGCACCGTGTAGCGATGATGATGCTGATTGTTTGTAGTCGTCTGCTACAAACTCAGATGGTGCGATCGAACTTGGAGCATTAGATGACGGGACTGCTCGCACGGTCTCCATGTTTGTCGAGTGAAGTTCTTCGCTGGATGTCTCTTGTGGTCGGCCGTTTTCTACAATGTGCTTTTCACGGTTGTGGGCTGCCAGCTTGAAAGATTGCAATGAATCATAAGTCATTGCATATCCCTGAACACAATCGGAGGCAAGAGACCCCTCAATCCTGCTGCACGAGTGGGCGTACCGTCCAATGTTGACCCATTGAAACGATGCGGACGACCACTGATGAGCCGAGACATCTCTGTTCGGGTGACCGACGAAGAGGACTTGCCCGTCGAAGGTACCTGTCTTTTCGTGTAGATGGATCGGGTCAGGCAGTCTTCCGAATACGTGATCGTGTTCATTCTCGTCTGTATCGCTCGCCTGCATCGAGCGCCACGTCCCACTGGATTTTTTGTGGGTTGGCTGTAGCTTGACGAACCCCATAGGCAAGCCAGTGTTGGTATTTAGCTGTGGAAGTCCGTTGTGATGGTCCTTGTGATTATAGCGTCGTGCCATGTCAGCAAACGTTGGTAGGCGCGCTTCCTGGGACTCCGTGTAGACTTCTTTGACGGGAAGGTTCTGCAGTTCGTGTGGTGGGGAGAACTGTAGTGACGGTGATTGAAATACTGGAAGCTCCTCGTGGAGTGTGCTGCAAGTATCCGTATGCGGTACGACGCGAATGTGTGAGTATGAGTGTTCGCGGCTACGTGCACTGTGCACTGTAGCAGGGCCTAGGCGACCTGGGAGTTTATTAGCAAACGCCTTATCGAAATTTCGATTGTAGAATTGCTGACCGTATCGGCCGATTCGAGATTTAGACTTTACCGCCAGCTTGTTCCCAGTATACTATGATGGCTCAGTCTATGTTGATACCAGAAGTAAGAGGTGAAGACATTTGTTTTCTGTCGAGTATACATGTTGGCAAGATACCAAACGCAGCAAAGCGGGTCATGACGCTATGACGAGTGTGGCATCAAGAGGAAGTTACTACACGAGGAAGGAGCAAGGAGCGATGTGAAAGGAAGTTACCTCCACCCCACAACAGAGGAGTTGCACTACTAATTATATCATACGTACGATCTCCTGGAACGGTATCAATTATATCATTATGAGAAAGATACATGGCTCGATTTCTACCTATGGTGGTACGAGTCCATCCGAAAGTGAGATGGCTGATGAGCTTCACGTTGTGCGCTTCTTCACCGGAATTTCTCGACAGCCAAACACACCTAATGCAGCCATTTTATTCACAGAATTGGATTGATTCCACGACCGTGCAATACAGGCAAACACATTGTCAGGCTCTCTGCGAAACACGTCCCTGGGTGCTACTAACGCGTCTACACTTCCGTTTGCTATCAGCATGCGCTCGTGTTTCACTTCTGGTGAATGCTAGCATATCAGCGCGTAGATATTGATAGGCGCTTGGCGTGAATGTCAGCAAGCCCTTTATTTACGCGCTTCGTGTCTCATGTATAGAGCTTTGGCCCCAGTCGGTCCGCAACCTTATTGTCATACTTACTCAGGTACTTTGTATTTAACCCCAGTTCCCCACGATTTACGAGAACGCGCCATCTGCTCCTCGACAATCTTCTTTTCTTCCAAGTTCACGATTTTTGTCTTTTCTTTAAGCATGAAGAGTATATTTCTCGTGTTGGCGGTTTGCAGCTTGCAGGCGTCCGCCGAGCGGCTACTCCTAGCTTCTTACGGAAACGAGACCAGCGCCGGCGCTGTCCAGACGCTCGAGTTCCTACCTGGAGCAGACAACAACACTAGCCGCAAACTAGGGGTTATCCACGAGAATCATGACTGCGGAGGACTGCCCACATGGCTGGACATGTCCCTCGGTGCGGCAAGGCTGTTCTGTGTTGACGAATCTGGAGCCAACGCCAATTTTACAACTTTGAGTGTTGAATCTGATGGTAGCGTTAAGAAGACCTCCCGCAGCAGTGCGCTGCCAGGTGCAGTATCATTAGCAACGTACAACAACAAATCAGCACTAGCTCTTGCTCACGTACGTATTCGTTTTCAGAATCGCACATGATCAAATACTTACCTCTCAATAGTATAGCCCTCCCGCTATCACGACGTACGGTATCAATACCGACGGCTCAGTTCGCGCTCTCCAGAACATTACTTTCCAGGCACCCGAGCAAATTCATCAAGCAGTTCTCGACCCCACCGGACAGTACATGATCTTCCCAAGTCTCGGTGGGAACGCAACCCACGTCTACTGCATTGACCCTGCCTCGTCCTCATTGACCGAGCATGAGCCACTCAAGGCCCCAGAAGGTTACGGACCAAGGCATGCTGTTTTCTGGACCGGAGGCCAGCCGGGCACTACATTCCTTTTCGTAGTCCACGAATTGAGCAGCAGGATTGTAAGCTACAAAGTGGATTATCCCGAATGCGGCGGTCTCAATTTCACCCAAGTCGACGATGTCAGCACGTATGGCAACCAAACTGTTCCAGCAAAGACGTTCGCTTCTGAGATATCGCTATCGCCCGACAACAAGTTCGTAGTCGCAGGAAACCGTGGCGGCACAATCTTCACGGTCGAAAACCCAGATCCAAACAACAGCACCCTGCTTCCGAGTGATTCACTCGTCACCTTCAAGCCGTCGTCTGATGGAAAACTATCATTCGTTCAGCTTGCGAAAACCGGTGGAGTCTACCCTCGCCATTTCCAGATGAACAAAGATGGCTCTATGATTGCAGTTGCGAATCAAAAGACCAGGAACGTATTCATCTATGCGCGGAACCTTGAAACCGGCATGATTATCGACAGTAAAGCCGTCGCCTCGGGTGAGCAGCTCGGACCAGGGGATTTGATGTAAGATCCGTTCCCCGCCCCCGCTATCTTCAAGTGATTACTTACAAATTTCGTGCAACAGGTTCGTGCAGTGGCTAGCACAGTGATTTTACTACGGTGCCGATGTTTCTTCTTTCTGTGCCCTACAGGCGTCCACTTAAACAAGGGGGCTGGGGAGCCAGAGATGGCTTAATGCATGTCCCCTGTTTTAATTGATATTTAATGCAGCATTGAGCTTATATGGATCGGTGAAGGATCTATGTGGTAGCACATTCAAGCGTAGCTATAATCTCAAGATGTCCACTTCTCTTGTGCAACAGCCCACGCGACAGCGTCCCATACATCGCCGACAATCTTGCGCGGCTGAGACGCCGGTGTTGTACCCTTTGTGTAGACACCTGTCTCCACCAAGATGCTAGCCCAATCTGTGCCATATATACTCTTGTAATTATTGGCGCCAGCAATGTCACTGGCAGGATTGTCGCCAACCATGTATACGCGCTTGAAATTTCCAAGAGCGCCACCGTAACCCTGCATCTGATGCTTTCGATGTGAAATTAGGCGCTTTTCAGCAAACTCGTAAGTAGGCTGGTGCGGTTTTCCCATCACGACCTTTTCTAGTTTGACACCCTGCTTCTCACCGCCAGTTATCGCTGTCCATATACCCTCGAAAGCTTCACGGAACCCTCCCTGGCCCAATCGCGGAAGGTGGTACTTGGCTGCCCACAGCAGGTCTGGATTTGAATAATAGAGCATGGGTTGACCATCCTGCTGATACCCACGATTCTTCAAAGCAGCATCACCGTTCTTCTGAGACAGTGTTCCAACAATACCCCGTTCTGACAGCAAAACGTCCTTTATGATTTGCGCATCCAAGCCCCAGTCGCGGGGGTCGTTGTAGACGAAGACCGCATCGATCCGGAGCGATTCTGACGGTGTGCTAGGATTGATGGGAGCCGGCAGCGAGCGTGTAAAGGTCTTGTAGTATGGAAGCAATTGCTGAGAGAAGGGCCATATCTCTGGGTTAGCAACTAGTATGTCACCTGGAGTGACTACTGTCTTAAAACTGAGTAGGTTTGTCAGAATATACGGCAGCAGGTAGTCTCATCCAACATACCCGTACGCCTCAGCAACTATCCTACACTTGTCTTCCACCCCACCAACTACCATAACAGTTTTATCTTTAAGGTGATCCATATCGGCGAAGGGGGTGTGGCTCTGGATGAACATGGATGTATCGATAGGCACGTTGAGCTTGCTGCTTAGATCCGCGACACGCTCAGACTCATGTTTGCCACCACCGTTTGTAAGGAGGATGAAGGGAATGCGCTGCGATTGGAGATATGACAGAGTCTTGTGGGCTCGTGGCAAGGCGTCAGCACTTCTAAGAAGCACTCCGTCGATACTGACAGCCGTCAGCTGCGATGTTGAGATGCTGATGGCATGGCTGCCTCACTCGAAAGCGAATGCAAAATCAGATAAGCGTGTAGCGGATGCAGCAGCTGTTTGGAATGCTCGGCGTAGAGGCGCGCGGTAGCCGCTGCGCGGGAGTAGCCCAGCTACCTGCATTCGAATCATGGTGATTTTGGCTATCGATTCGTGGTTGCGGTATAGTACTTCTGGTACGCAAAGCGGGTAACTAGGGGTTGTCCTTAGTCATCCGTCAAGACGCCCCCACTTGATTATCTCGCATATGACTACCGGTATGGCTAGCACATGCGTATTACCGTATCTGCAGGGAGGTCATGGCCCACCAATTATCAGACCCCAAAATAGTTACAGGCTCTCCTTGCGTCAAAATTCGATATACGCGACTGAAGGAGCCATGACGGACACAAGCCATGTGGTACTCGCCCCCACTTCCACATAACTATCTAATCAGGCCGTATGGAGCAACATATATGTGCTTTCAGGGCTTTGATACCTTTGTCTCAACAACGTTAGCAGCATGAAAACTACCCCCTCTACCGGATTTCTAAGGAACCTGCAATAAAAAAGGAGTTCAAGCCTTTTGTGCGCACGCCCATCGTTTGCTCGAGATTAGATACAAGCCTTCAATGTTGGCTTTAACTGGATATGAGACTCCCATCGTAACTCGCTCGTTTATTGAGGATGCAATGTCTTCGTTCGTCACAACGACGCAGACAATGCATCGAACATAAGGGTTGTCCTTGAAAATACGACGTGGAAGCGCCACGGCGTTTCGGTTGTCCCGAATTTCTTTGTTAACGACATATGAACAAAGCGGAAAACTGGATTTCGGCCATGAGGCGCTCATACAATGACACGACTGTTACTTGGCATTATCTATTTTGACTGAGAACAATAGTAAAGTCCATAAGCACCTACTGCTCACTATTCTAGGCTTGAGTCTAGACCCCCGGGCACACAAGTCAGGTTCTTTGTTTCGTTTCGCCTTCAGTTGGAGTATATATTTAATCCGATGCCCTTCCAACATGATTCTCTGTACCATCAAGACATACAGTCCTTCAATCACTTCAAGCTCTAAAAACACTCTTTACTTCAACCACCCCACCCAATCAAATCTTCAAAATGGCCGGCGTAGGACGAGTCCCTCAATGCACTGTCGCCCGCGGTGGCGTAGGAGCAGCCCCCCAATGCATCGTTCAGCGCGGCGGTGTTGGCAGAGCCCCCCAATGCACCGTTCAGCGCGGCGGTGTTGGCAGAGCCCCTCAATGTATCGTCGGCTAAATCTTTTACGTCGGAGAGACGCTCGGAGTTGCGAAGGCCAGACAACTTCGAGATAAGATCACAAATCTGGACTACACCACTTCACTTCGGTCTCGACATTCTATAATAACGGAGGGTGGTCACCTTTTACATACAACAAATCCCCATATGTACTTGGCGACACCATTTCTCACCGCCTCACACAATTACATCAAAAACCACTCTGACACCAGGGCAATATTCCTAGATGGGCAATGACCCTCACATACGGCTGGGACATTCAGTTATCGTGTTTGATGGATAGTGAGGCTTTTTTTTATGGATTGATCTTTGTCAATAGCAGTTCTTGATGGATGAACTCTGACTTCTGTTGGTTGGGCTAACGGAAGGGGATGTTCCGAAAGAGCTTAAGAATATATATTTTATCGATATGAGTTTCTGGTTGAATTTGTTCTGTGAATGTAATCGAACGTTTGTACGGCCAGCTTCATACACGAGGATATATGGTCTGAACAAGTTTCGAACGATCCATCACCACATTATTTCTTTTATTTGTTGGGGCTACCTTGACTCAATCACGAAGACAGGGTACACCATTTTGGTTGATAATTGATACATCCGACAATGCTGTTGAGATTCATGGATGATATCAAGGCTGGAGAAACTATGATTGACTACTCATAGTGTACCGTATATCACTAGTTACATGATCGGCCAAAGTTCAAAAAAATTAATGTAATATATCCCCATCTCCCAATACATCCATCAGAAACAGCCGATAACAGTGATCTAATCTCATACTGGACCAGAAACATGACAATGAAAAGATACCGGTATAAGGCCCCATGCACTACAGTCGATGCTCATGTCAATCGGTTTCCCTGAACATTGCGAGTTTTGCTCTTCGCTGGATAGTGCGTCATCATAGGACTAAGTTGAGTTGACTTCCTGGATGCGCTGCGTAAAGAAGCAGGAGTAATGTTTGGAGACGCGTCTTCCTCTGAATCGGAAATATCGGTACCAGTCTCCTGCATAGGTGTGCTTGGTCGTTGGAGTGACCGAAGTCCTTTTCTGTTGCTCAATTTTGAATCCGTGCGCTGGGGAGCAGAAGTTGCCCCGGAAGACTTTTTAACCACCTTCAACGCACCTGGCCTCGATGTCCTGTGTTGAAAGCTGACTTTCGTATGTCGTGTATGTCTGACCGTGGTTGACTGGGCAGCCCGTGATTTAGCCGGCCGTGCGTGTTTGACAGTGTTTGCAGATGTTGATCGTTTGAGGGCGCGGTTCTCACGGGACGCGTTCTGGCGTGATAGCTCGTTTGCTTCTCGCTCAGCTCGATCGCGGGCGGACTCTGAACGCATAAGGGCGTTTCTTGCCTTCACCATAGCAGAGGTTTCGCCAAACATCTTGCGCTTCTTAGGAGACCCATGGCTGCTCTCAGAACCTGACCTCTTCGCTCCGAGTAAGTCCTGAAGCTTGCGCTTAGTACCGGTGATGAAGTTCGAGGCGACAGATTTGTCTTCCACAGGTTTCTTCGGCTTGGGGCCAAGCACGCCACGACACGACTCAGTACCGCAGCGACACTCTTGGATGTTCTTTTGTGAGAACGGACTGCAAAGGTCAGAAAAGTCTAG belongs to Pyrenophora tritici-repentis strain M4 chromosome 10, whole genome shotgun sequence and includes:
- a CDS encoding Hydrolase-6 multi-domain protein, whose protein sequence is MIRMQVAGLLPRSGYRAPLRRAFQTAAASATRLSDFAFAFDIDGVLLRSADALPRAHKTLSYLQSQRIPFILLTNGGGKHESERVADLSSKLNVPIDTSMFIQSHTPFADMDHLKDKTVMVVGGVEDKCRIVAEAYGFKTVVTPGDILVANPEIWPFSQQLLPYYKTFTRSLPAPINPSTPSESLRIDAVFVYNDPRDWGLDAQIIKDVLLSERGIVGTLSQKNGDAALKNRGYQQDGQPMLYYSNPDLLWAAKYHLPRLGQGGFREAFEGIWTAITGGEKQGVKLEKVVMGKPHQPTYEFAEKRLISHRKHQMQGYGGALGNFKRVYMVGDNPASDIAGANNYKSIYGTDWASILVETGVYTKGTTPASQPRKIVGDVWDAVAWAVAQEKWTS
- a CDS encoding PFU domain containing protein — protein: MTRFAAFGILPTCRLGPATVHSARSREHSYSHIRVVPHTDTCSTLHEELPVFQSPSLQFSPPHELQNLPVKEVYTESQEARLPTFADMARRYNHKDHHNGLPQLNTNTGLPMGFVKLQPTHKKSSGTWRSMQASDTDENEHDHVFGRLPDPIHLHEKTGTFDGQVLFVGHPNRDVSAHQWSSASFQWVNIGRYAHSCSRIEGSLASDCVQGYAMTYDSLQSFKLAAHNREKHIVENGRPQETSSEELHSTNMETVRAVPSSNAPSSIAPSEFVADDYKQSASSSLHGAVRKDHLDDPFVAYTKPYTPNTQPTARSLYHLPGPTVANPHQMKPVLSPSIHPYMKPPRMTHTTEASGSNATVMSATAVPLSFSDPDGTRTTQEYVPVNGLGRQAPTVQNFRGPFFTDTIPTTSDPTALLSVHISEEEKLLSWFHDGHRPARQQEYARTLVSAAVSSDRYRSSMIAQGSITKQAEERYANTFAFVRVYETLSEQWYDVAIRQLYESPYLSGGAYDLFVRTICPSVMARIKPTALAGLVKELDLSHIVHQGNKSTTARLLGRTKASLEVFVAPQASFAINCWASLSKCSRLRVLDLSLVSECINFQSLNQTIRQLVDLRELCLPRCSSRYEQAGPSTNVRWPPKLQHLSLSGSVSGQFLWDMLRQPDNFPPTFSSLSIHHSPGLDQQGIKPLLLSLANTLTVVELRDLPAVKQGRFNSVLDWLPNVTSLTIALDYIDTRFGNMPLDFSPARWREAKPLRSLAIMACGRSGDPSRSFTMTDLYSLMDERFLGRLRYLNIGQSTEWDREVEVLGALESLLVEELDKENWVEGRWHYEGVVSPGIRNMDYETWITETAIGRKMRPRFRVLKNR
- a CDS encoding 3-carboxymuconate cyclase — translated: MKSIFLVLAVCSLQASAERLLLASYGNETSAGAVQTLEFLPGADNNTSRKLGVIHENHDCGGLPTWLDMSLGAARLFCVDESGANANFTTLSVESDGSVKKTSRSSALPGAVSLATYNNKSALALAHYSPPAITTYGINTDGSVRALQNITFQAPEQIHQAVLDPTGQYMIFPSLGGNATHVYCIDPASSSLTEHEPLKAPEGYGPRHAVFWTGGQPGTTFLFVVHELSSRIVSYKVDYPECGGLNFTQVDDVSTYGNQTVPAKTFASEISLSPDNKFVVAGNRGGTIFTVENPDPNNSTLLPSDSLVTFKPSSDGKLSFVQLAKTGGVYPRHFQMNKDGSMIAVANQKTRNVFIYARNLETGMIIDSKAVASGEQLGPGDLMFVQWLAQ